A genomic window from Fibrobacter sp. UWEL includes:
- a CDS encoding sulfate adenylyltransferase subunit 1 has protein sequence MKGLLKFITCGSVDDGKSTLIGHILYDSKLLYADQEKALELDSKVGSRSGKIDYSLLLDGLMAEREQGITIDVAYRYFTTDNRSFIVADTPGHEEYTRNMAVGASFADLSVILVDASQGVLVQTRRHARICKLMGIRYFVFAVNKMDLVGYDEQRFNEIQTQIKELTSELALENVVVIPLSATEGDNVTVKSKNIPWYTGKALLDHLETVDIDDSQKEKGFYLPVQRVCRPDRTFRGFQGQIEAGSVRVGDIITTLPSNEKASVKGILRGDKEVEEAFAGQPVTISLDREVDVSRGNVLIKDANVASYKKVTASLLWMDDEPLSIGKDYLIKLGTKTIPGVLTKIDYAIDVNSGAHLETETLTKNGLALVEILFTEAIVVDLFENHKTLGELILIDRVSHATSACGVVQSVSEKQVAAGEKAAFVQGERHGRGEIFEEFFYDTATLSVVKKQPVSQSYTVGDEIPTVGETYAYPDSFDIIILRDGVAVKVRDKKVAEILTADKYLYDGLPVINGRGFEIKVKSDEEVSQLLKEFAEAGVDRREEFFQKWTAFDTYRKVKIQ, from the coding sequence ATGAAAGGATTGCTTAAGTTTATTACTTGCGGTAGCGTCGATGACGGTAAATCGACTTTGATTGGTCACATCCTTTACGACTCCAAGCTGCTTTACGCCGACCAGGAAAAGGCTCTTGAATTGGATAGTAAGGTAGGTAGCCGTAGCGGTAAGATTGACTATTCCCTTTTGCTGGACGGCCTGATGGCAGAACGCGAACAGGGCATTACCATTGACGTTGCTTATCGTTATTTCACGACAGATAACAGAAGCTTCATCGTTGCCGATACTCCGGGGCACGAAGAATATACCCGTAACATGGCTGTGGGTGCCTCCTTTGCAGACCTCTCCGTGATTCTGGTGGATGCTTCCCAGGGCGTACTTGTTCAGACTCGTCGCCATGCCCGTATCTGCAAGCTGATGGGTATTCGTTACTTTGTCTTTGCTGTAAACAAGATGGACCTTGTTGGCTATGATGAACAGCGCTTTAACGAGATTCAGACACAGATTAAGGAACTTACGAGCGAACTCGCTTTGGAAAATGTGGTGGTGATTCCGCTGTCTGCAACGGAAGGCGATAACGTCACTGTCAAATCCAAGAACATTCCTTGGTACACTGGCAAGGCTCTCCTGGATCATCTGGAAACTGTTGATATTGACGATTCCCAGAAGGAAAAGGGTTTCTATCTGCCGGTTCAGCGCGTTTGCCGCCCCGATAGAACCTTCCGTGGTTTCCAGGGTCAGATTGAAGCCGGTTCTGTACGCGTTGGCGATATCATCACTACCTTGCCTAGCAACGAAAAGGCTTCCGTCAAGGGAATCCTTCGTGGCGATAAGGAAGTGGAAGAAGCTTTCGCTGGCCAGCCTGTCACTATTTCTCTGGACCGTGAAGTGGATGTTTCCCGTGGTAACGTTCTCATCAAGGACGCCAATGTGGCTAGCTACAAGAAGGTGACTGCCTCTCTCCTGTGGATGGATGATGAACCCCTTTCCATCGGTAAGGATTACCTGATCAAACTTGGAACCAAGACGATTCCTGGTGTGTTGACCAAGATTGATTACGCCATTGACGTAAACTCCGGCGCCCATCTGGAAACAGAAACCCTGACCAAGAACGGCTTGGCTCTGGTGGAAATTCTCTTTACCGAAGCTATTGTGGTTGACTTGTTTGAAAACCATAAGACTTTGGGTGAATTGATTCTCATTGATCGTGTAAGCCATGCTACTTCTGCTTGCGGCGTTGTGCAGAGTGTTTCTGAAAAGCAAGTTGCTGCTGGCGAAAAGGCTGCCTTCGTGCAGGGTGAACGTCATGGCCGCGGTGAAATCTTCGAAGAATTCTTCTACGATACCGCAACCCTTTCTGTGGTCAAGAAACAGCCTGTAAGCCAGAGCTACACTGTGGGTGACGAAATCCCCACTGTTGGCGAGACTTACGCTTATCCGGATAGCTTCGACATCATCATCCTTCGCGATGGCGTTGCCGTAAAGGTTCGCGACAAGAAGGTTGCTGAAATCCTGACTGCAGATAAGTATCTGTATGATGGCCTTCCGGTAATCAACGGTCGTGGCTTTGAAATCAAGGTCAAGTCCGATGAAGAAGTTTCTCAGCTTTTGAAGGAGTTTGCTGAAGCCGGTGTTGATCGCCGTGAAGAATTCTTCCAGAAGTGGACTGCATTCGATACCTATCGTAAGGTTAAGATTCAGTAA
- the cysD gene encoding sulfate adenylyltransferase subunit CysD, producing MSELSHLDELEAEAIYIIREVAAECEKPVMLYSIGKDSSVMLHLAMKAFYPEKPPFPFLHVNTTWKFKEMISFRDKVAKDLGIEMLEYINPEGVEKGINPFEHGSAYTDIMKTQALKQALNKYGFTAAFGGGRRDEEKSRAKERIFSFRNSAHAWDPKNQRPEMWKLFNTKINKGESVRVFPISNWTEKDIWQYIQREKIDIVPLYFSAPRPVVERDGNLIMVDDERFPLKEGEVPEIKSVRFRTLGCYPLTGGIESTAATLDEIIEETLSSVSSERTSRVIDNEAAGSMERRKREGYF from the coding sequence GTGAGCGAATTATCACACCTCGACGAATTGGAAGCCGAGGCCATCTATATCATCCGCGAAGTCGCTGCCGAGTGCGAAAAGCCCGTGATGCTGTACTCCATCGGCAAGGACAGTTCGGTGATGCTTCATTTGGCCATGAAGGCATTTTATCCGGAAAAGCCCCCTTTCCCGTTCCTTCACGTGAATACCACCTGGAAGTTCAAGGAAATGATTTCCTTCCGCGATAAAGTTGCAAAGGATCTCGGCATCGAAATGCTGGAATACATCAACCCGGAAGGCGTTGAAAAGGGCATCAATCCTTTTGAACATGGTTCCGCCTACACCGACATTATGAAGACCCAGGCTCTGAAGCAGGCTTTGAACAAGTATGGCTTCACTGCTGCATTTGGTGGTGGCCGCCGTGACGAAGAAAAGTCCCGCGCTAAGGAACGTATCTTCTCTTTCCGCAATTCTGCCCACGCTTGGGACCCTAAGAACCAGCGTCCGGAAATGTGGAAGCTGTTCAACACCAAGATCAACAAGGGCGAAAGTGTCCGCGTGTTCCCCATTTCCAACTGGACTGAAAAGGACATTTGGCAGTATATTCAGCGTGAAAAGATTGACATTGTTCCGCTGTATTTTTCTGCCCCCCGCCCGGTTGTGGAACGTGACGGAAACCTGATCATGGTGGACGATGAGCGTTTCCCCTTGAAGGAAGGCGAAGTTCCTGAAATCAAGTCTGTACGTTTCAGAACCTTGGGCTGCTACCCCCTCACTGGCGGCATTGAATCTACCGCCGCAACTTTGGACGAAATCATCGAAGAAACCCTCAGTTCTGTTTCTTCTGAAAGAACGTCCCGTGTCATCGATAACGAAGCCGCTGGCAGCATGGAACGCCGCAAGCGCGAAGGATATTTCTAA
- a CDS encoding ferredoxin family protein: protein MSIYIDEKKCIGCGRCHEVCPGTLIKLNENKKAYIKYPKDCWGCTSCLKECPANAIRFYLGADIGGKGSLVHTEKSEGLVHWIVERPDGTTTTIDINPKESNKY, encoded by the coding sequence ATGAGCATCTACATTGACGAAAAGAAATGTATCGGCTGCGGAAGATGTCATGAAGTCTGCCCCGGTACGTTGATCAAGCTTAACGAAAACAAGAAAGCATACATCAAGTATCCCAAGGATTGTTGGGGATGTACCTCTTGCCTCAAGGAATGCCCGGCTAATGCCATCCGCTTCTATTTGGGTGCAGACATTGGCGGCAAAGGCAGCCTGGTGCATACCGAAAAATCTGAAGGCTTGGTTCATTGGATTGTGGAACGCCCTGATGGAACCACCACAACCATCGATATAAACCCAAAGGAATCAAATAAATACTAG
- a CDS encoding sulfate ABC transporter substrate-binding protein, translating into MNQNIFKFAAVASIALSSVLFTACDENKSENKAGEAKVEKQTIVNVSYDPTRELYANYNKVFAKHWKEKSGKDVEITQSHGGSGKQALEVANGLEADVVTLALEFDVDAVRAAGLIEDGWVNEFPLSSAPYTSTIVFLVRKGNPKNLKDWGDIVKPGIGVITPNPKTSGGARWNYLAAWAYAKKLYNGDEAKIKDFIKKLFQNVLVLSSGARGATTAFVENGQGDVLLAWENEAFLSKKDHPDDYEIVVPSVSILAQPSVAIVDKIVDKRGTRDVATEYLNFLYSDEAQHLAAQNHYRPSNKAILDQYKEFDQNVNLVTVEDFGGWAKAQGTHFSNGGVFDQIYEKK; encoded by the coding sequence ATGAATCAGAATATTTTCAAGTTTGCAGCTGTTGCTTCTATTGCACTCTCCTCTGTCCTTTTCACCGCTTGCGACGAAAATAAGTCCGAAAACAAGGCTGGCGAAGCCAAGGTTGAAAAGCAGACCATCGTTAACGTTTCTTACGACCCGACCCGCGAACTTTACGCAAACTACAACAAGGTTTTCGCAAAGCATTGGAAGGAAAAGTCTGGCAAGGACGTTGAAATCACCCAGTCTCACGGCGGTTCCGGCAAGCAGGCCCTTGAAGTGGCTAACGGCCTGGAAGCAGACGTGGTGACTCTCGCTCTGGAATTCGATGTGGACGCCGTTCGTGCCGCTGGTCTTATTGAAGACGGCTGGGTCAATGAATTCCCCCTGAGCAGCGCTCCTTATACTTCTACCATCGTGTTCCTGGTTCGTAAGGGCAACCCCAAGAATCTGAAGGACTGGGGCGATATTGTAAAGCCGGGCATTGGCGTGATCACTCCGAACCCGAAAACTTCTGGTGGTGCTCGCTGGAACTATCTTGCTGCATGGGCTTATGCTAAGAAACTCTACAACGGTGACGAAGCCAAGATCAAGGACTTCATCAAGAAGCTGTTCCAGAATGTTCTCGTACTTTCTTCCGGTGCTCGCGGCGCTACGACTGCCTTCGTGGAAAACGGTCAGGGAGACGTTCTCCTCGCTTGGGAAAATGAAGCATTCCTTTCTAAGAAGGATCACCCGGATGATTACGAAATCGTTGTCCCCAGCGTTAGCATTCTGGCTCAGCCTTCCGTTGCAATCGTCGACAAAATCGTTGACAAGCGCGGCACTCGTGACGTGGCTACCGAATACCTGAACTTCCTCTACTCCGATGAAGCACAGCATCTTGCTGCCCAGAACCACTATCGTCCTTCCAACAAGGCAATTCTGGATCAGTACAAGGAATTCGATCAGAACGTAAACCTGGTAACTGTTGAAGATTTCGGTGGCTGGGCAAAGGCTCAGGGAACCCACTTCTCCAACGGCGGTGTGTTCGACCAGATCTACGAAAAGAAGTAA